The Bacillus sp. F19 DNA segment TCAAGAAACGTTTTTGTATACCAGCCTGCTGAACAGCCGGCATCGAGGATAGCCAAGCCTTCCAGTTGTTCTGGAATCATGCTCAGCATCGCAGGTCGTTCGTAATCCGTATTGTATGGGCTGTCTTGATCTACTTGCCGTTCATAAATACCGGCTAATTTATCAAATGCATCCTTAGGGGAATGTGTCATCCGCTCATCCATCCTTTTTCCAAAATTAGTGCCTGCGTACATAATGCATGGTATTCATTCAGGTATTAAGTTTCATATCATGCTCTTTTCAAAGAAAAAAAGCTGCTTCTTTACATAACAGCAACAAGAATATTACCCGATTTATAGTTTTGGCACCATACGGCTCTATGATTACCCGATTTCTGGATTTGAGCTGGTTTAGGGCCTCATACAGGCCCCTAGAACCCATGTATTTCCGCTACCCCGAAGCATCATGCGACCTTTTAGGTTGCTTAAAGAGCCTTTTTCACTCACAAAAAGACTAAATCATTTTAGCTGATTTAGTCTTTTTTTCTAATTACTTTCTGCTTTCCGTCATTTGCTTCCAGACAGAGCCTTTCGCTTCTTCTCCGCCTTCAATTCGTTCTATCGCCATTTTGATTTGAAGGCTGACTTCAAATTCAGGGTCATTTTCAGCTTGTTTTAAGGCTTCCAGAGCACTTTTATCGCCTACCTCATATAAAAACATGGCCGCTCTCCATCTGACAAGCTTGTTTTTATCCTTTAAGGCAAGCATCATTTCCTGCATGGCACTTGGGTCACCAATGTCTGAGAGACAATCTCCCGCTGTTCTGCGGACCGTTACGGATTTATCTTTCAATGCTTTGTAAAGGTAAGGAAGAACAGCTGGTTCTTCAATCATTCCTAAATAGACAGCAGCAAGTCTGCGTATGGACGCTTTCTCGTCATTCAGCGCTTTGTCTAAAACGGGCAAATCACTTTCTTTCGGGTTCATCTGCTCCAGATGCGCATACCGGACAGTCCAATCGGGTTCATCAAGCATATTCATGGTAACTTCATACGATTTGCGGGCAGGAACCTGTTCTGCTTTATCTTTTTGCAGTAGTGCTTCTGTCATTTTTGTTAACCGTTCATCGCTGTGCGCAGCCTGAAGCTCTTCAACAACATCCTTGCCGATTTCATCAAAATCTCCGTATCTGACGCCTTGTTCTTTCCACTTTCTTTCAAGAACGACGTTATCTGCATTTTGCTGTGCCTGTAAAACGGCTTTTTGAAAGCGTTCCGGCAATCCGAATCTTTTTTCAGTCTCCCCGTCCGAAAGCTTCACCTGCATTGGGATTCCGCTGAACATTTGAATGTGCACATTCACTTCTCCAAAATGTTCGTTGATTTGAGGTTTGTTTTCTGCTCCCGCTTCAACACTTTCACCAAAGGCAGCGCGGACTTTGGGGAGAATTTCCTTCCAGTCAAATTTCGCATTGCGCTCTACAGCGAGGAAATCTGCAACATGATAAACACCTTTTACACCTTCAACTTTCAGGATTTCCTGTATGACTTGAGGCGCTCCTTCTGCAGTTTCTTTTTTATAATTATTGCTTTTTCCGCCTGGCAGCTCTTCGTCTAAAATAACTTTCATCGTATTTGGACTTGGAGTCGGTTCAATCGATTTGATATTCAAAGCCATGTCACTCCCTGTTTAATCTCTGCAATCATTCTAACATAGCAAAAAGAGTTCATGCCATTTACAGAACCCGGCTTATAACCCTCTGTTCGGTCCTTCCCATTCAAGAAAAAATTGAGACAAGTAGTCGACCATAAACTGGTGACGCTGCAGCGCGAGCATTTTGCCTTCTTCCGTATTCATTAAATCCTTTAGCTTCAGCAGTTTTTCATAGAAATGATTGATTGATGTTGATTTAATTGTACGGTATTCTTCGTAGGTCATGCTGTTACGTGCTGGAATTGCAGGATCATAGATTAGATTTCCTTTTGAACCTCCGTAAGAGAAGACTCTGGCTATGCCAATTGCGCCCATCGCATCCAGCCTGTCTGCATCCTGGACAATCTGTGCTTCTATTGAAGAAACCGCTCTCCTTTTTCCGCCTTTAAAAGAAATGGTTGAAATAATGGTCAGAACTTCCTGAATCGAATCAGGATCGAGTCCTTCTTCTCTCAAGAGATTTGCAACCTCATCCGTTTTCATCCGGATGTCATCACTCAGTTTGTCGTCGATTAAATCATGCAATAAAGCGGATAGTTCGATAATCCTTAAATCACACGAGTATTTTTTTGCAAGGTTTAGAGCCGTTCTGCGGACTCTGTCAATATGGAGCCAATCGTGCCCCGTCCCCTCTGTTTCAAGGCGGGCTTTAACAAACTTTTCTACATTTTCTGCTATTTGTTTCACATTGACACTTCCTATTCTTCAAACCATGTCACGCCCACGACATCCTCTCCTGTATGAACTCCAATTGTTGTACAGAGCGGAACAAGTTTGATATGGATGTCAGGAAACTCTTTTTGAAGGACTTCATACAGTTTAGAAGACTTGCCGAGTTTGGAGCTGAATAAAACTGCTATTTCATGAATGGCGTGATTTTGATTTCCTTCTTTAATTAGATTGATAATATACTGAAACCCTTTTTTCTCTGATCTTACTTTTTCTGCTGTGGAGAGCTTGCCTGATTCCACGCGGATGATTGGCTGTATGTTTAATAGACTTCCCAGATAATATTGTGTCCCTGACATTCTGCCGCTCTTATGGAGCCTTGTTAAATCGCCGATCAGGACATATGTGCGGTGATTTTCACGGAGTGTTTTAAGCTTTGATGCAATATCATCCGGTTCAAGCCCGGATTCATGCATTTTTACCGCTGCCTTAATCAGCCTTGTCAAAGGCTCTGATAATGTCAGAGAATCGACAACAGTTACAGGAATGTCTACTTCAGCAGCAGCCTGTACAGCAGAAGTATATGTACCGCTAAGCAAACTGGATAAGTGGATAGAAACTATTTCATCATAGTCCTCTGCAAGCTTAGTATACAGCTCGACAAATGCACCTGGAGGCGGCTGTGAGGTAGTAATGGCATTAGATGAATCTTTTAATAGGACATATAGATCATCAGCCTGAAGATTCACTCCGTCAAGATATTCTTCATCATTTATGCAGATCACCATCGGCACCCAGAAGACGTCTGGATGATCTTTCAGCTCTGCATCTATGCTTGCGGTGCTGTCAGTTACCCATGCAATTTTTCTCCTCATATATGACTACCCCTTTGTTTAGTATTCAAACTATCCCTATCCTTTTATTAAGCATCCGCAATTAAGAATCCTCTTTTAAAACTGTATTTAATTTTGGAAATAATGTCAGCGCGTTCTTATAAAAAAAGTTTTCGTGATGCTCCTCAGGAATTATTTCCTTATACAAATCTATAAACGGCTTGACGCCAATTAATGGCCAGTCCGTACCGAATATAAGCTTTTCATAGTGTTCACAATATGATAAGGCATGCATCAGATGATCAAAAAACCTTGTTTTCTTTTTATCTGAAATGTCCTTTTCTGTGCCGACAATCAGTCCGGACAAATCTGCAAACATATTATCATTTTTATTGACAACTTCTGCTCCGTCCAGCACCCACGGATCTCCCAAATGCGCCATCATAAACTGGATATCGCGGTTTTCGACTGCCACTTCATCAAGTGTAAGCGGATGACTGTATTTTAAAAGTCCGCGTTCTGAGTATGTATCTCCCGTGTGAAAGACAACTGGAAGCCGGTACGCTTTTGCAAGCTCATATACAGGTCCATAAACTTTGTCATAGGCGTAATAGGGATAATATCCTAAATAGATTTTAATTCCCGCAGTCTGCGGATCCTGAAGCGATTTTTCAAGCAATACCAGGTTCTGATCATTCAATTTATTTGGATTTATACCCGGACAATAAAAAAACTCTTTTGGAACCGGCCCATCGAGATCAATTCCCATTGGCGTTTTTGCATCGGGATCAGGAAAACCCCCAGGTTTTGTTTCTGTTACACCCATGGCTACTGCAGCGACAACACCCTCTTCTTCATATTCTTTTTGCAGGCCGGCAATCGAGTAGTCGACAAATGATAATGTCTCAGCCGTTTGCTTAAAACTTTGGATATTTGAGATATGCATATGAGCATCAATGATTTTCATGAAAAATCCTCCTGAGCAAAAGATATAAGAAAAGAAGCCGATTGCTCAGGCTTCTTCTTTTAACAATTGTTGAATTTTCTCTTCCATTTCCTTAGGATCCGTATTAGGCGAAAACCTTTCGACTGCTTTTCCATGTCGATCTAAGAGAAATTTCGTAAAGTTCCACTTCACAGCTTTTGAACCTAAAAGTCCAGGCGCTTCTTTTGTTAAATGTGTAAAAAGAGGATGTGCATCAGAGCCATTTACATCAACTTTTGCAAACATTGGAAAGGTTACACCGTAATTCAATTGGCAAAAGCTTTTGATTTCTTCTTCGTCTCCCGGCTCCTGGCTCATAAACTGATTGCACGGAAAGCCAAGGATTTCAAGCCCCTTGGATTGATAGCGTTCATAAAGCTCCTGCAGCGCCTTATATTGCGGAGTGAAGCCGCATTTGCTGGCTGTGTTTACAATTACAAGAACCTTGCCTTTATAAATACTCATAGATTGTTCTTCACCGTTAATGGTTTTAATTTTTATTTCAAATATACTCATCACTTTGCTCCTTCTTTTACTTTTTCGAGAGTATCGATGGCATGATCAGTCATAGTAATTAAGTCATCTACTTGTTCTTCTCCTATAAGCCGGTTGAAATGCACTTTAAATGAATGGTGATAGTGCTCAAAAGGAACTTTGTATGAAATCTGATGGGTAATTGAATAAACACCCCAAAGCTCTTCAACTATAGATTTGATAGGAGTTTCAGCAGATGATGAACATGCTTGGAAGGTTAAGATAACTTCACACTCCGGAACAGCACTTGTTTTTAATAGTTCTCCGGATAATTGAGATAGGCTCATTGATAACTGAAATTCAGCGGAAACCGTTTTATTTCCTTCTTTTAACTGAAACGTATTTTGATAGCATCTTGACATGGCTGCAAGATCCACTAGGTCTTTACGGCCGATTACGGTTATGACACCGCCAAGATCTGCGTCGTAAATAGCCCCTTCTAGTACAACCTTCAAATTATCAAAAGCAGTCGGATCAAACATTAAAACAGCCCTCTTGCCTTCCCTTTTTCATCTACATTCATCGAAAGCGCAGCGGGTTTTTTCGGCAGCCCCGGCATTGTCATAATGTCTCCTGTTAAACAAACCAGGAACCCCGCGCCGATTGATGGCTTAAGCTCACGAATTGTCAGTGTAAAATCCTTCGGCCGGCCAAGAAGCTCAGGCTGGTCAGAAAGGGAGTATTGTGTTTTCGCCATGCAAATCGGCAAATTTGACCATCCGTACTGTTCAAAATCCTTTATTTGTTTCAATGCCTTTGAAGAAAAATCAACGGTTTTAGCTCCATAAACGGCTTTGGCAACTTTTTCAATCTTTTCCTTAATGCTGTCATTTAAGTCATACAAGTAATCAAAGTGATTTTTTGTGTGCTCGATTGTTTCAAGCACTTTTTCTGCAAGCTCAATTCCTCCGGCACCGCCTTTTTCCCAGACCTCAGTGAGAGCAGCAGGATGAGAATGAAACTCGCACCACTTCATAAGAGCATCGGTTTCTTCCTGTGTGTCTGTCACAAAACGATTAACGGCTACTACATAAGGAAGTCCGAATTTTTCAATCGATTCTATATGCTTCGCGAGATTCTCTGCACCTGCAAGCATTGCCTCTTTGTCTGAGATGGCAAGCTGGTCTTTTGGGACGCCGCCATGCATTTTTAAAGCCCTTACA contains these protein-coding regions:
- a CDS encoding HD domain-containing protein, with the protein product MKQIAENVEKFVKARLETEGTGHDWLHIDRVRRTALNLAKKYSCDLRIIELSALLHDLIDDKLSDDIRMKTDEVANLLREEGLDPDSIQEVLTIISTISFKGGKRRAVSSIEAQIVQDADRLDAMGAIGIARVFSYGGSKGNLIYDPAIPARNSMTYEEYRTIKSTSINHFYEKLLKLKDLMNTEEGKMLALQRHQFMVDYLSQFFLEWEGPNRGL
- a CDS encoding conserved virulence factor C family protein, which encodes MNIKSIEPTPSPNTMKVILDEELPGGKSNNYKKETAEGAPQVIQEILKVEGVKGVYHVADFLAVERNAKFDWKEILPKVRAAFGESVEAGAENKPQINEHFGEVNVHIQMFSGIPMQVKLSDGETEKRFGLPERFQKAVLQAQQNADNVVLERKWKEQGVRYGDFDEIGKDVVEELQAAHSDERLTKMTEALLQKDKAEQVPARKSYEVTMNMLDEPDWTVRYAHLEQMNPKESDLPVLDKALNDEKASIRRLAAVYLGMIEEPAVLPYLYKALKDKSVTVRRTAGDCLSDIGDPSAMQEMMLALKDKNKLVRWRAAMFLYEVGDKSALEALKQAENDPEFEVSLQIKMAIERIEGGEEAKGSVWKQMTESRK
- a CDS encoding glutathione peroxidase, whose amino-acid sequence is MSIFEIKIKTINGEEQSMSIYKGKVLVIVNTASKCGFTPQYKALQELYERYQSKGLEILGFPCNQFMSQEPGDEEEIKSFCQLNYGVTFPMFAKVDVNGSDAHPLFTHLTKEAPGLLGSKAVKWNFTKFLLDRHGKAVERFSPNTDPKEMEEKIQQLLKEEA
- a CDS encoding amidohydrolase translates to MKIIDAHMHISNIQSFKQTAETLSFVDYSIAGLQKEYEEEGVVAAVAMGVTETKPGGFPDPDAKTPMGIDLDGPVPKEFFYCPGINPNKLNDQNLVLLEKSLQDPQTAGIKIYLGYYPYYAYDKVYGPVYELAKAYRLPVVFHTGDTYSERGLLKYSHPLTLDEVAVENRDIQFMMAHLGDPWVLDGAEVVNKNDNMFADLSGLIVGTEKDISDKKKTRFFDHLMHALSYCEHYEKLIFGTDWPLIGVKPFIDLYKEIIPEEHHENFFYKNALTLFPKLNTVLKEDS
- a CDS encoding DegV family protein, with the protein product MRRKIAWVTDSTASIDAELKDHPDVFWVPMVICINDEEYLDGVNLQADDLYVLLKDSSNAITTSQPPPGAFVELYTKLAEDYDEIVSIHLSSLLSGTYTSAVQAAAEVDIPVTVVDSLTLSEPLTRLIKAAVKMHESGLEPDDIASKLKTLRENHRTYVLIGDLTRLHKSGRMSGTQYYLGSLLNIQPIIRVESGKLSTAEKVRSEKKGFQYIINLIKEGNQNHAIHEIAVLFSSKLGKSSKLYEVLQKEFPDIHIKLVPLCTTIGVHTGEDVVGVTWFEE